One stretch of Candidatus Zixiibacteriota bacterium DNA includes these proteins:
- a CDS encoding S8 family peptidase produces MKSRVIRRRIIIGILSITICLSISAIVQAQAHLSERLLRVLAQSDNTMPIRAWVFVDSTAVSGQLTTLSERAWQRRVRVNPDDSLIDERDYAISTYAIEAVQGTGVRVCGVSRWLKAISVEVIPNQLDPLAALPFVAKIDMVRTFVNRTPDLIELQRENPSSVTAEDYDYAGSLPQNEFVGAVKLHHAGLTGNGVRIAMFDTGFNPDHEAFNSAQIVGTWDFVNDDPDVSEPDCVEDNPSRWQTNHGTITWGVIAGYLPGELIGVAPGAEFLLAQTEISCGGVEIKREEDNWILAAEWADSAGTDIISSSLGYYQFTDSGSYEFADLDGDTPLITHAADIAASKNILVVTAAGNMRNVSWGHILTPADGDSVIAVGAVALDSSLASFSSPGPTADGRIKPDITTLGSGVLTASHLGGLIASSGTSLSTPLVAGCAALALEHDPSLTAVELRDLIKQSGDRTASPDNDFGWGLFDAVKTADIVHFVIPEVVQVQHDRFVSVPVATGGRSPIVPELSAFDLPPTVSFYDNGDGTGQLDVLGSADMPPVSNIGLVADVGYFADTTYLTVVSLVGSQRSIFAGPNPFHDSIRIFIPPSSGLWTCATVFNVSGEKMWEKVNMSPSTSDVFITWYGCNEYGTNVASGVYIIRVSTDKLTTRVKALKLD; encoded by the coding sequence ATGAAATCCAGAGTGATCAGAAGGCGAATTATTATAGGGATATTGTCGATTACGATATGCCTGTCGATATCCGCAATCGTGCAGGCCCAGGCTCACCTGTCCGAACGATTGCTTCGCGTATTGGCGCAGAGTGATAACACCATGCCGATCCGGGCGTGGGTGTTCGTCGATAGTACTGCGGTGAGTGGGCAACTGACGACACTGTCGGAGCGTGCCTGGCAACGGCGGGTAAGAGTCAACCCGGACGACTCTCTGATTGATGAACGAGACTACGCCATATCCACCTACGCAATCGAGGCCGTTCAGGGCACAGGCGTTCGGGTATGTGGGGTATCTCGATGGCTCAAAGCAATCTCGGTTGAAGTGATACCAAATCAACTTGATCCTCTGGCCGCCCTTCCGTTTGTAGCCAAAATAGATATGGTGCGGACCTTTGTGAATAGGACTCCTGACCTGATTGAACTTCAACGCGAGAATCCATCGTCCGTTACTGCGGAGGACTATGACTATGCCGGATCGCTGCCTCAAAATGAGTTCGTTGGTGCGGTCAAACTGCATCATGCGGGACTGACCGGTAACGGAGTGCGTATTGCTATGTTTGACACCGGCTTCAACCCGGACCACGAGGCTTTTAACTCGGCACAGATTGTAGGTACGTGGGATTTCGTCAATGATGATCCTGATGTCAGTGAACCGGATTGTGTGGAGGATAACCCATCCCGATGGCAAACCAATCACGGTACGATCACCTGGGGGGTTATCGCCGGCTATCTACCGGGGGAACTAATCGGTGTGGCTCCGGGAGCGGAGTTTCTTCTCGCGCAAACAGAGATTTCCTGCGGTGGCGTTGAGATCAAACGTGAGGAAGACAACTGGATTCTTGCCGCCGAATGGGCCGACTCGGCCGGTACCGATATTATCAGTTCCTCGCTTGGTTATTATCAGTTCACTGACAGCGGTAGCTACGAATTTGCGGACCTTGATGGCGACACGCCTTTGATCACGCATGCAGCCGACATTGCTGCATCAAAAAATATTCTGGTAGTGACCGCTGCTGGTAATATGCGAAATGTATCCTGGGGGCATATCCTGACCCCGGCGGATGGCGATTCGGTGATAGCAGTTGGAGCGGTTGCGTTGGATTCTAGTCTGGCTTCTTTCTCTTCGCCGGGGCCAACTGCTGATGGACGGATCAAACCAGATATCACTACCCTTGGATCGGGGGTTCTTACTGCCAGTCATCTCGGTGGACTGATCGCTTCCTCTGGTACATCCCTTTCTACGCCGCTGGTGGCCGGTTGTGCGGCATTAGCCCTTGAACATGATCCCAGCCTTACAGCAGTTGAACTGCGCGATTTAATCAAACAATCGGGTGACCGCACAGCATCGCCTGATAACGATTTTGGCTGGGGTCTTTTCGATGCTGTGAAGACAGCCGACATTGTTCATTTCGTGATTCCGGAAGTTGTTCAGGTGCAGCACGACCGTTTTGTCTCCGTGCCGGTTGCCACCGGCGGAAGGAGCCCAATAGTGCCTGAATTATCTGCTTTTGATCTACCTCCAACAGTTTCTTTTTACGACAATGGTGACGGTACCGGCCAACTTGATGTACTTGGCTCTGCCGATATGCCACCCGTGTCCAACATAGGATTGGTAGCAGATGTTGGCTATTTTGCCGACACAACCTATCTCACCGTCGTCAGTCTGGTTGGCTCGCAGCGCTCAATTTTCGCTGGTCCCAATCCATTCCACGACTCAATCCGCATCTTCATCCCGCCTTCCTCTGGTCTTTGGACCTGCGCCACAGTATTCAATGTGAGCGGAGAAAAAATGTGGGAGAAAGTCAACATGTCACCCTCAACGTCCGATGTATTCATTACATGGTACGGGTGCAACGAGTATGGTACGAACGTGGCAAGCGGCGTTTATATCATTCGCGTTAGCACCGACAAGTTGACGACCCGCGTGAAAGCGCTCAAGCTGGATTGA
- a CDS encoding AsmA family protein translates to MKKLLKILAFIAAGFLAIVIILIIGITLFFPTEKVKTMAIERGSEALGRDVAIDDVELSFWGGLGVKLHGVRIGNPADMVDETELLKADDIDVKLAILPLLSSEYRVERLILERPQIRMHRLSDGRDNFSFGGIDSTKVESEGTQFPVGAQPPGEAQVAAAALSFDKLEIVDGILSYNDDRSGNSVHLSGISLATSLQNPRPNFYHSDGKFAVGEISISGDWPVPSSEIALSWSADYDAGRKYVSLKEARLQVGKMSFDLGGELSHVPDSLMGRASIQSDRIRVEDMLSLASPERLSVLEDFEIRGGFSLSAEVDYSERREEALLYSGTAVMAGLEIGYAEVAGKLRCERAMLDFKPNNIRVNIEEGTFNNKSLKGHLVVNNFDDPVINAEVAGELDMVFLKPFLPLEGNHDLAGTAAIAVKLSGQLNELESLDASGNITIPHGRYASALMPEPIDSFSLDAYFDRKVIRVKQFVASSPSSRLSFAGRITDLVPYLLADSIMTEQMEVGLDGQLSGNLNLALLNSYLSPEGAPELNGDFEMKLSVIGDVNHPTTLRPRGTVTVTDGSYTDTLIAEPVRAWAARLRIVPDTILVDDLNVQFVSSDLHLTGSLVKPLPYLLPFEGIDRSRYEKPRFNFELTSHRLNVDSLFPEAAPMTGREADGQITGRTEIDSVSAILLPDIVAEGRFTLDTLVYCEVDLTDVIGRLSYEDRRVVCRDVTGSAYSGTIAGQTTIDLADMERPVYEGEFQATQIEADDFVRRFTKFGGHIFGRFNFSGSYQAEGWEPDEFLNSLTMDGQSVMQNGRVVTSGSIHKVLSTLVEQVGGNISEDQLLKNAQTKISVRDGRVTLDTLRTQLGTLGDLAIGGYYSFQNAVSYSGTILLSAETTKRLTSNKGLLGAVSGLLSNGNGNSNRIRLPFLVSGTVDKPKAEIDYSSLTKGVGENLLDDAGSKLKGLFKKK, encoded by the coding sequence ATGAAGAAATTGTTGAAGATACTCGCTTTTATAGCTGCTGGATTTCTGGCCATTGTTATTATTCTCATAATTGGGATCACGCTTTTCTTCCCGACCGAGAAAGTCAAAACTATGGCTATCGAACGGGGGAGTGAAGCACTGGGGCGGGATGTCGCCATCGACGATGTGGAACTTTCTTTCTGGGGAGGACTCGGCGTAAAATTGCATGGCGTCAGGATTGGCAATCCCGCGGACATGGTTGATGAGACCGAACTTCTCAAAGCAGACGACATTGATGTCAAACTCGCTATTTTACCTCTCCTGTCGAGTGAGTATCGGGTCGAACGATTGATTTTGGAACGTCCTCAGATAAGAATGCATCGTTTGTCGGACGGCAGGGACAACTTCAGTTTTGGTGGCATCGATTCCACGAAAGTGGAATCGGAAGGGACTCAGTTCCCGGTTGGGGCACAACCTCCGGGTGAGGCTCAGGTGGCGGCAGCGGCCTTGAGCTTTGATAAACTGGAAATTGTAGACGGTATCCTTAGCTACAACGATGATCGTTCCGGAAACTCCGTTCACCTTTCGGGAATCAGCCTGGCCACCAGTCTCCAGAATCCTCGTCCCAATTTCTATCATTCGGATGGCAAGTTCGCAGTGGGTGAGATCAGCATCAGTGGGGATTGGCCCGTTCCATCCTCTGAGATCGCTCTTAGTTGGAGCGCTGACTATGATGCCGGTCGGAAATATGTGTCCTTGAAAGAAGCACGCTTGCAGGTAGGGAAGATGAGCTTCGATCTTGGCGGAGAATTATCTCATGTTCCAGATTCTCTCATGGGCAGAGCATCGATTCAATCGGATCGGATTCGTGTCGAGGATATGTTGTCGTTGGCATCTCCCGAACGTTTGAGTGTACTCGAAGATTTTGAAATCCGTGGCGGGTTCTCGCTCAGTGCCGAGGTGGATTACAGCGAACGTCGAGAAGAAGCGCTTTTGTATTCGGGAACGGCGGTGATGGCCGGACTTGAGATTGGCTATGCGGAAGTTGCCGGAAAACTACGATGTGAACGTGCGATGCTCGACTTCAAACCGAACAATATCCGGGTGAATATCGAAGAGGGTACTTTCAACAACAAGTCATTGAAGGGTCATCTTGTAGTCAACAACTTCGATGACCCTGTGATCAACGCCGAAGTAGCGGGCGAGTTGGACATGGTGTTTCTCAAACCGTTCCTTCCGCTGGAGGGTAATCACGATCTGGCTGGAACTGCGGCAATAGCGGTGAAACTATCGGGCCAACTTAATGAACTTGAGAGCCTGGATGCTTCAGGCAACATAACTATACCACATGGCCGGTACGCTTCCGCTTTGATGCCGGAGCCTATTGATTCCTTTTCGCTTGATGCCTATTTCGACCGTAAAGTAATCCGGGTGAAGCAATTTGTCGCTTCCAGTCCATCCAGCCGTTTGTCGTTTGCGGGGCGCATTACCGATTTGGTACCCTATCTTCTGGCTGACAGCATCATGACGGAGCAGATGGAAGTAGGACTTGATGGCCAGCTGAGCGGCAATCTCAACCTTGCCCTGCTGAATAGTTACTTGTCTCCGGAGGGAGCTCCCGAACTAAATGGTGATTTTGAGATGAAGCTCTCTGTTATTGGAGATGTTAATCACCCGACGACATTGCGACCTCGTGGTACGGTCACGGTTACTGATGGTTCCTATACGGACACCCTTATAGCCGAGCCGGTTAGAGCATGGGCCGCCAGGTTACGGATTGTCCCCGATACCATTCTTGTGGATGATCTAAACGTTCAATTCGTCAGCAGTGATCTTCATCTCACTGGTTCTCTGGTTAAGCCACTGCCGTACCTGCTTCCTTTTGAGGGAATCGATCGCTCTCGTTATGAGAAGCCCAGGTTCAATTTTGAACTTACTTCGCATCGTCTCAACGTTGATAGCCTCTTCCCGGAGGCAGCCCCGATGACCGGCAGGGAAGCGGATGGTCAAATCACCGGTCGGACGGAGATCGACTCCGTATCCGCAATTCTACTCCCGGATATTGTGGCTGAAGGGCGGTTCACCTTGGACACGCTGGTCTATTGCGAGGTCGATCTGACTGATGTAATCGGTAGACTTTCATATGAGGATCGCCGAGTCGTCTGCCGCGATGTAACCGGGAGTGCCTACTCCGGAACTATTGCCGGCCAGACAACAATAGACCTGGCTGATATGGAACGCCCGGTTTACGAAGGCGAGTTCCAGGCCACACAGATCGAGGCTGACGATTTTGTCCGTCGCTTTACCAAGTTCGGAGGACATATCTTCGGTCGGTTTAACTTCTCCGGCAGCTACCAGGCGGAAGGCTGGGAACCGGACGAGTTTCTGAATTCACTTACCATGGACGGCCAGAGTGTTATGCAGAATGGTCGAGTTGTCACATCCGGATCTATCCACAAAGTACTCAGCACGCTGGTCGAGCAAGTAGGCGGCAATATTAGCGAGGATCAGCTACTCAAGAATGCTCAGACGAAAATCTCAGTACGCGATGGCAGAGTCACGCTTGACACTCTTCGCACTCAGTTGGGAACTCTTGGAGACCTGGCCATCGGTGGATATTACTCGTTTCAAAATGCCGTTTCGTACTCTGGAACGATTCTGCTGTCAGCCGAAACAACCAAACGGCTGACTTCCAATAAGGGATTATTGGGAGCTGTTTCCGGGCTGCTGAGCAACGGCAATGGTAATAGCAATCGCATCAGACTTCCGTTTTTGGTGTCAGGGACTGTTGACAAACCAAAGGCCGAGATCGACTACTCCTCTCTGACGAAAGGAGTCGGTGAAAATTTATTGGATGATGCCGGTTCAAAGCTAAAGGGTCTATTCAAGAAGAAATGA
- a CDS encoding metal-dependent hydrolase, whose product MPQIRFLGHSCVTITDGDHKLIIDPFLTGNPVAAAEADDIDVNYILLTHGHGDHVGDAVSIGKRCKAMVIANYELASLCGKEGLEFHPMHIGGGHDFDFGRVKLTIAHHGGGYGPDASVYTGPPTGMLVTIGGKTIYHPGDTGLFYDMKLIGEMNKIDLAFLPIGDNFTMDVNDAVKATEFLQPAKVVPFHYDTWPLIEADAMTFASQVKGSEVIILKPGDTLDL is encoded by the coding sequence ATGCCCCAGATCAGGTTTCTAGGTCACTCCTGTGTGACCATTACCGACGGCGACCATAAGCTCATCATCGACCCCTTCCTCACCGGTAATCCGGTAGCGGCCGCCGAGGCAGATGACATTGATGTCAACTACATCCTGTTGACTCACGGCCACGGAGATCACGTTGGCGATGCCGTCTCTATCGGCAAGCGCTGCAAGGCGATGGTGATTGCCAATTACGAGCTGGCCAGTTTGTGCGGCAAGGAAGGACTTGAGTTCCATCCGATGCACATCGGCGGCGGACATGATTTTGATTTCGGTCGTGTCAAACTGACCATCGCTCACCACGGTGGCGGCTACGGTCCTGATGCTTCGGTATATACCGGTCCCCCCACGGGAATGCTGGTGACAATCGGAGGGAAGACCATCTATCATCCCGGCGACACCGGCCTATTCTATGACATGAAGTTGATCGGTGAAATGAACAAAATCGACCTGGCTTTCCTGCCCATCGGTGACAATTTCACTATGGATGTCAACGATGCCGTCAAGGCGACCGAGTTTTTGCAGCCGGCCAAAGTCGTGCCCTTTCACTACGACACCTGGCCTTTGATTGAAGCTGATGCGATGACGTTTGCGTCACAGGTCAAGGGATCGGAAGTGATTATTCTCAAGCCGGGGGATACACTCGATCTGTAG
- the mnmA gene encoding tRNA 2-thiouridine(34) synthase MnmA, with protein sequence MAEKVLVALSGGVDSSVAALLLKEQGYDVIGAHMKLWDYVDVGGDIYRDGRCCSLDSITDCRLICDRIDAPFYVLNMSEQFRKCVIEDFVSEYKAGHTPNPCIRCNSDIKWAAFLHKARELGCDYIATGHYAFIEKNDVGRYQIRQGIDNTRDQSYVLWGLSQEALAMTLMPLGGLLKKDVRQIAHENNLRTADNKESREICFVPDDDYHRFLKEWCQKEGTAFSPGDIVHDNGTVLGRHEGTPFYTIGQRRGLGIAHPTPLYVHRIDPETNRVIVGDDAGLYCDELEATQINWVAKEVTSSLEASVKIRYQHLPAAAKIVRLTDDHVRVTFREKQRAITPGQSVVFYESDVLVGGGIIA encoded by the coding sequence GTGGCTGAGAAAGTCCTCGTGGCGCTGTCGGGTGGAGTTGATTCTTCCGTAGCCGCGCTGTTGTTGAAAGAGCAGGGCTATGACGTCATCGGTGCCCACATGAAGCTATGGGACTACGTTGATGTCGGGGGTGACATCTATCGTGATGGCCGTTGCTGTTCGTTGGACTCCATCACGGATTGCCGTTTAATATGTGATCGGATTGATGCGCCTTTCTATGTGCTCAATATGTCGGAGCAATTTCGCAAGTGTGTCATAGAGGATTTTGTCTCCGAGTACAAAGCGGGTCACACACCTAACCCCTGCATAAGATGCAACAGCGATATCAAGTGGGCGGCGTTTTTACATAAAGCACGCGAATTAGGCTGTGATTATATCGCCACCGGACACTACGCTTTCATTGAGAAAAACGATGTCGGTCGCTACCAGATTCGCCAGGGAATTGACAACACGCGAGATCAATCGTATGTCCTGTGGGGTCTCTCACAGGAGGCACTGGCCATGACGCTGATGCCGCTGGGGGGATTACTCAAGAAAGATGTCCGGCAGATTGCGCATGAGAACAATCTTCGTACCGCCGACAACAAAGAATCACGCGAGATCTGTTTTGTTCCCGATGATGACTATCACAGGTTTCTGAAGGAGTGGTGTCAGAAAGAAGGAACGGCCTTCAGTCCGGGTGATATTGTTCATGACAACGGCACAGTTCTTGGTCGTCACGAAGGAACGCCGTTCTATACGATTGGACAGCGTCGCGGTCTCGGGATTGCTCATCCCACACCATTGTATGTTCATCGCATTGATCCGGAGACTAACCGGGTAATCGTGGGTGATGATGCCGGGCTGTATTGCGATGAGCTGGAAGCCACGCAAATCAACTGGGTTGCTAAAGAAGTGACATCGTCGCTTGAGGCATCGGTGAAGATCAGGTATCAGCATCTGCCAGCCGCGGCGAAGATCGTCCGCTTGACCGATGATCACGTTCGTGTTACCTTCAGGGAGAAACAACGTGCCATCACTCCCGGGCAGTCGGTCGTTTTCTATGAGAGCGATGTACTTGTAGGGGGAGGAATTATCGCTTAG
- a CDS encoding cysteine desulfurase translates to MKPIYLDHNATTPVDPEVLEAMMPFLKESFGNASSVHHFGRDAKVALENAREQIATFINCRPSELYFTSGGTESDNLAVLGVAFHLKGRRNHLVVGATEHHAVLEPAEYLHHQHGFALDLLSVDGEGLSSAEQLADLVSEKTALVSVMLANNETGAIQNIEFLSAVTKDRRCLFHTDAVQAIGKMKVDVQTLGVDLLSLTGHKIYGPKGTGALFIRQGVKLASLFFGGSHEKKRRPGTENIAGVVGLAAALEVADRRMEKDSATHKEQANYFIDKVMATIPDVFFNGSRENRIWPTVNLSFKGAEGESILLSLDIEGISCSSGSACTSGATEPSHVLAAMGKDPIQAQGAIRFSLGRETTHEQLDFVLEKLPPIITRLREMSPLYDDRK, encoded by the coding sequence ATGAAACCGATTTATCTCGACCATAACGCGACAACCCCGGTTGATCCGGAAGTCCTGGAAGCAATGATGCCCTTTCTCAAAGAGAGTTTCGGTAATGCCAGCAGCGTTCATCATTTCGGGCGTGATGCCAAAGTAGCTCTGGAAAATGCCCGGGAGCAGATTGCCACTTTCATAAACTGCCGTCCATCCGAACTATACTTCACTTCGGGAGGAACCGAATCAGACAATTTGGCGGTACTCGGTGTTGCCTTTCATTTGAAAGGCCGGAGGAATCACCTCGTAGTCGGGGCTACAGAGCATCATGCCGTCCTGGAGCCGGCTGAGTATCTTCATCATCAACACGGCTTTGCTCTTGATCTTCTGTCTGTGGATGGTGAAGGTTTGTCTTCCGCCGAGCAGTTGGCTGATCTGGTATCGGAGAAAACGGCGTTAGTTTCTGTTATGCTCGCCAACAACGAAACAGGAGCAATTCAAAACATAGAGTTTCTCTCGGCCGTGACAAAAGACAGGCGATGCCTGTTCCATACCGATGCTGTTCAGGCGATCGGCAAGATGAAAGTTGATGTGCAGACCTTGGGGGTTGATCTGCTTTCATTGACCGGTCACAAGATATATGGCCCCAAGGGAACGGGGGCGCTGTTTATCCGGCAGGGCGTGAAACTGGCGTCGCTGTTTTTCGGTGGTTCGCATGAGAAGAAACGCCGTCCGGGCACCGAGAACATTGCCGGAGTGGTGGGGCTGGCGGCGGCCCTTGAGGTAGCTGACCGACGGATGGAGAAGGACTCCGCCACCCACAAGGAACAAGCCAACTATTTCATCGACAAAGTTATGGCGACTATCCCCGACGTCTTTTTCAACGGCTCCCGGGAAAATCGTATCTGGCCAACGGTCAACCTCTCTTTTAAGGGTGCGGAAGGGGAATCAATCTTGCTCTCACTCGATATAGAAGGGATTTCCTGCTCATCCGGTTCGGCCTGTACTTCGGGCGCAACGGAACCTTCACATGTCCTGGCCGCCATGGGGAAGGACCCCATTCAAGCTCAAGGAGCGATCCGATTTTCACTGGGGCGTGAGACCACACATGAGCAACTTGATTTTGTTCTGGAAAAACTACCGCCAATTATCACGCGTCTCCGAGAGATGTCTCCGCTGTATGATGACCGCAAGTAA
- a CDS encoding BamA/TamA family outer membrane protein, translating into MTRLRVTLLVSILVLAATLQAVAMDRATLRWIRNKPAIKSIGIDGNDSFSDKEIRKRMYSRVRTFWGSLKGDRRTRVQRESFGRDTLEIKYFYLTRGFLGIQVKESFQVILPDSSARVMVTLNEGRCFKYGHQTIEGHFERRFENKFQKAIQRLKVGDPVNLFDLRQASFDIKTILANDGYPYAQVDFVLDTTLSDMTAQVRYTVESDSLVHFGEITIEGPDRYPTYTASRELKIKKGNVYRRYEIVESQRRVYESGYFSTLQLERANNLSDRLNPDFQLRVRERKPGYVTVKTGAGQSEYADLSWDFSVGVGKRNLFGSRRIDLLFDLVYGVGQKSQVIEHNYRLRYTEPWLAGIRMPLSLTFTYEPEVQHPVQDFRVQQWSASLSTFKRFSPRTKAIWGLEYQSVDISGVPRELEDEVRRQTEGLSVRQRLYLSLIRDSRDNIFVPSTGSMREMAIDYYGGFLGGDEDFVKMEVSWSGYHPVWPGWISATRIKGGWVDAFGKTGLVPSNDRLFLGGANTIRGFAENSLAPMESDSLPGAGFTVVVNQEFRWKTIQIFSPIPVLGDLFRNLPLWQSIFVDVGNGYRSINKFRFSDLAVAYGTGVQIHSPAGPIRVDYARHFRTPTIELGYRWHFTILYAF; encoded by the coding sequence ATGACGCGGTTGCGGGTTACATTGTTGGTGTCCATACTGGTTCTGGCAGCCACACTTCAGGCTGTGGCTATGGATCGAGCGACGTTACGCTGGATTCGCAACAAGCCGGCCATCAAGAGCATCGGTATTGATGGTAATGACAGCTTCTCAGATAAAGAAATTCGCAAACGAATGTACTCACGGGTGAGAACTTTCTGGGGTAGCCTTAAAGGTGATCGGCGTACCAGGGTCCAGAGGGAGTCGTTCGGACGGGATACATTGGAAATAAAGTATTTCTATCTAACGCGCGGTTTTCTTGGCATACAAGTCAAAGAGAGCTTTCAAGTAATCTTGCCGGACTCTTCGGCGCGGGTGATGGTCACGTTAAACGAAGGACGATGTTTCAAATACGGTCACCAAACGATTGAAGGGCATTTCGAGAGACGTTTTGAGAATAAATTTCAAAAAGCCATTCAACGACTGAAAGTGGGAGACCCGGTTAACCTGTTCGACCTGCGTCAGGCATCATTTGATATCAAGACAATCCTGGCCAACGATGGTTACCCCTATGCTCAGGTCGATTTCGTTCTGGATACGACTCTTTCCGATATGACTGCACAGGTGCGCTACACTGTCGAATCGGATTCCCTGGTACATTTTGGGGAGATCACGATTGAAGGTCCTGATCGCTACCCAACTTATACGGCCTCCCGGGAACTGAAAATTAAGAAAGGGAATGTATATCGGCGTTACGAGATTGTCGAATCACAGCGACGGGTATATGAGTCGGGCTACTTTTCCACACTGCAGCTCGAACGGGCCAACAACCTGAGTGATCGGCTGAATCCTGATTTCCAATTGCGAGTTCGCGAACGAAAACCTGGCTACGTTACGGTGAAGACCGGTGCCGGACAGTCCGAATATGCTGATTTGAGTTGGGATTTTTCGGTCGGGGTTGGCAAACGCAATCTTTTTGGCTCACGCCGGATTGATCTCCTGTTTGATCTCGTTTATGGCGTCGGACAGAAAAGCCAAGTCATTGAACACAATTACCGCTTGAGATACACCGAACCCTGGCTGGCAGGCATTCGTATGCCTTTGTCTCTGACCTTTACCTATGAGCCTGAGGTGCAGCACCCGGTCCAGGATTTTCGAGTTCAACAGTGGTCAGCATCGCTGTCTACTTTCAAGCGTTTTAGTCCGCGCACGAAGGCAATCTGGGGTCTTGAATATCAATCGGTTGATATCAGTGGAGTACCGAGGGAACTGGAAGATGAGGTTCGACGTCAGACGGAGGGACTATCCGTTCGCCAGCGACTGTACCTGAGCTTGATACGCGACAGCAGGGATAATATCTTTGTGCCGAGTACCGGTTCCATGCGCGAAATGGCAATCGACTACTACGGCGGATTTCTCGGCGGAGATGAGGATTTTGTTAAAATGGAGGTCTCCTGGTCGGGGTATCATCCGGTGTGGCCAGGATGGATATCTGCCACACGTATCAAGGGTGGCTGGGTTGATGCGTTTGGCAAGACAGGTCTTGTGCCATCCAATGACCGTCTCTTCCTGGGTGGTGCCAATACCATTCGGGGCTTCGCTGAAAATAGCCTGGCCCCGATGGAAAGCGACAGCCTGCCCGGGGCTGGATTCACCGTAGTTGTCAATCAAGAGTTTCGCTGGAAGACGATTCAGATATTCAGCCCGATTCCTGTCCTGGGCGATCTATTTAGAAATTTACCGCTCTGGCAGTCGATCTTCGTCGATGTCGGCAACGGCTACCGCAGCATAAACAAATTTCGCTTCTCGGATTTGGCTGTGGCTTATGGTACGGGTGTACAGATTCATTCTCCAGCTGGACCTATCCGAGTTGACTATGCCCGTCATTTCAGGACCCCCACGATCGAACTTGGATACCGCTGGCATTTCACTATATTGTATGCGTTCTGA